TAATGGTGCGGGAGGGTGCCCTGCAGCGTCAGTATTGAGACGGCGAAGAACAACAAATAGGCGGCGAAGGTCACAACCGCTGCATCGGCGTGCTCGACCGTGCCCGTGTTGACCCAGATATAATACGCGTTCCAGAGAAGCCACGCCGAAACGACAACGCCACAAACCCGCAGCACGTCGGCTTCGCGCGAGCCCGAGGTGTGCGGGATTGGCGCTTCCTGTTGAGAGTCGGACATGAACGCGAGTCGTCCCCAAGGATCACGTAGGTTGGCGGAGAGTTAGGTCATCCGCAGCGGCCACCTGCCCTCGCAGGCCGTCCCGCTATGAACCCGAAAGCGACGTCAGGCAGCTGATGAAAAAACGTGTCGGGTTCGATTTCTACGTCGAAAGCCGCCAGTACACCGAGTATCTCAAGACCAGCGGCCGCGGTGACTACGACAAGTACGTCGCCACGATCGAGGCGCTGAATCCCAAGCAAGCGCTCGACGTGGGTTGTGGGATCGGAGCCGCCGTCGCCGCGTTGCGCGCGCTAGGACGCGATGCCTTCGGTTGCGACGTGTCCGGCCCGTCCCTCGATTCGGCGCGCGCGGAGTGCGGACAATATTTCGAGGCCATGGTATCTCAATCGAGCCTGCCCTATTCCGATGCATCGTTCGATGTGGTCGGCTGCATGAACGTGCTCGAGCACGTCGCGGACCCATCGGCGCTGCTGACCGAGATGTGCCGCGTGCTCTCGCCGGCGGGCAGTCTGGTGATATTCTCGCCCAACATGCTGTCGCTGACGTGGCCGCGGGCGCGCTGCGGATTGCGCAATCCGTGGCTGATCAGGCTGCAGAATGCGGCGTACCTCGCCGGTCGCGCTCTGCCGATCGGCTGGCGGGCGGATCGCGAGTTCATGCTGATCGAGAATGCGGTCGACGAAAACGCGCTGGAGCCTGACGAAGATGCGATCTGCCTCATCAACGTCTTCGATCTACGGCGTGCGTTGCGCCGTCGCGGCATGCGCATCGTCGACTATTCGGCGACACAGCGCTTTCAGTCGCGACGTTGGCTCGACGCGCTGTATCGAACCCCGCTCGGTTACATCTTGGGCTCAGTCTGCGTCATCGCAACGCCC
The DNA window shown above is from Candidatus Eremiobacteraceae bacterium and carries:
- a CDS encoding class I SAM-dependent methyltransferase, with the protein product MKKRVGFDFYVESRQYTEYLKTSGRGDYDKYVATIEALNPKQALDVGCGIGAAVAALRALGRDAFGCDVSGPSLDSARAECGQYFEAMVSQSSLPYSDASFDVVGCMNVLEHVADPSALLTEMCRVLSPAGSLVIFSPNMLSLTWPRARCGLRNPWLIRLQNAAYLAGRALPIGWRADREFMLIENAVDENALEPDEDAICLINVFDLRRALRRRGMRIVDYSATQRFQSRRWLDALYRTPLGYILGSVCVIATPRP